One segment of Calliopsis andreniformis isolate RMS-2024a chromosome 1, iyCalAndr_principal, whole genome shotgun sequence DNA contains the following:
- the LOC143183063 gene encoding uncharacterized protein LOC143183063, with amino-acid sequence MHRTRARPPDNPRIDLRTKSSGAAGRIRYSISITSALHERTSVRLRSACRHCSSFPRFPGARRRLPHRPCNLQSVVKSLSRWFILCTCPNKGYPPKQDPTINWDAF; translated from the exons ATGCATCGAACACGTGCACGCCCTCCAGACAATCCCAGGATTGATTTAAGGACGAAGAGTAGCGGAGCCGCAGGAAGAATTCGATATTCAATTTCCATCACGTCAGCTTTACACGAACGAACTTCCGTTCGGTTACGATCTGCCTGCCGACATTGTTCATCTTTTCCCCGGTTCCCTGGGGCTCGTCGAAGGCTCCCACATCGGCC TTGCAACCTTCAAAGTGTCGTAAAGTCCCTATCTCGTTGGTTTATCCTTTGCACCTGTCCAAATAAAGGCTACCCGCCGAAGCAAGATCCAACGATAAATTGGGACGCGTTTTAA